In Hevea brasiliensis isolate MT/VB/25A 57/8 chromosome 13, ASM3005281v1, whole genome shotgun sequence, a single genomic region encodes these proteins:
- the LOC110663098 gene encoding lipid phosphate phosphatase 1 isoform X3, with translation MAWRNLLSWFSLQNFRGLFQEGRMREVDLGAHTIRSHGAKLARNHMHDWLILLLLVVIEIILYIIHPFYRFVGKDMMEDLKYPFKDNTVPTWSVPLYAVLLPIAIFIFFYNRRKDVYDLHHSILGLLFSVLITAVITDAIKNAVGRPRPDFFWRCFPDGKEFYDRWGDVICHGKDSDIKEGHKSFPSGHTSWSFAGLGFLSLYLSGKIKVFDRRGHVAKLCIIFLPLLAASLVGISRIDDYWHHWQDVFAGALIGLVVSAFCYMQFFPAPYSEEGWGPYAYFQALEESRSNTNGGQPANALNMQAMDVQVASLELRQIGNGFRLLDELESGRR, from the exons ATGGCGTGGAGGAATTTGTTATCATGGTTTTCTCTTCAGAATTTCAGAGGTTTGTTTCAG GAAGGCAGAATGAGGGAGGTGGATCTCGGAGCACACACCATTAGATCTCATGGAGCCAAACTTGCAAGGAACCACATGCACGACTGGCTTATATTACTCCTCCTTGTAGTGATAGAGATCATTCTGTATATCATCCATCCATTTTATCGCTTTGTTGGAAAGGATATGATGGAAGACCTTAAATATCCTTTCAAAGACAACACTGTGCCTACATGGTCTGTGCCT TTGTATGCAGTTTTGTTGCCCATTgccatttttattttcttctacAATAGAAGGAAAGATGTTTATGATCTGCACCAtagcattttag GCCTATTGTTTTCTGTTTTGATTACTGCTGTCATCACGGATGCCATAAAGAATGCAGTTGGTCGGCCCCGGCCTGATTTCTTCTGGCGTTGCTTTCCTGATGGAAAGGAA TTCTATGATCGGTGGGGAGATGTGATATGTCATGGTAAGGATAGTGATATAAAAGAAGGACATAAGAGTTTCCCAAGTGGTCATACTTCAT GGTCATTTGCTGGCTTAGGATTTTTGTCATTGTACTTATCTGGTAAAATCAAAGTATTTGATCGCAGAGGGCATGTGGCAAAATTATGCATCATTTTTTTGCCCCTACTTGCTGCATCTCTCGTTGGCATATCTCGGATCGACGACTACTGGCACCATTGGCAGGATGTGTTTGCTGGAGCTCTAATAG GGCTCGTTGTTTCAGCTTTTTGCTATATGCAGTTTTTCCCAGCCCCATATAGTGAAGAAG GATGGGGACCTTACGCATATTTCCAAGCTTTGGAGGAGTCACGTTCTAATACAAATGGTGGGCAGCCTGCAAATGCACTGAATATGCAGGCCATGGATGTACAAGTGGCGAGCTTAGAACTCCGGCAAATTGGCAATGGATTTAGGTTGTTGGATGAATTGGAATCAGGAAGGAGGTGA
- the LOC110663098 gene encoding putative lipid phosphate phosphatase 3, chloroplastic isoform X1, with amino-acid sequence MREVDLGAHTIRSHGAKLARNHMHDWLILLLLVVIEIILYIIHPFYRFVGKDMMEDLKYPFKDNTVPTWSVPLYAVLLPIAIFIFFYNRRKDVYDLHHSILGLLFSVLITAVITDAIKNAVGRPRPDFFWRCFPDGKEFYDRWGDVICHGKDSDIKEGHKSFPSGHTSWSFAGLGFLSLYLSGKIKVFDRRGHVAKLCIIFLPLLAASLVGISRIDDYWHHWQDVFAGALIGLVVSAFCYMQFFPAPYSEEGWGPYAYFQALEESRSNTNGGQPANALNMQAMDVQVASLELRQIGNGFRLLDELESGRR; translated from the exons ATGAGGGAGGTGGATCTCGGAGCACACACCATTAGATCTCATGGAGCCAAACTTGCAAGGAACCACATGCACGACTGGCTTATATTACTCCTCCTTGTAGTGATAGAGATCATTCTGTATATCATCCATCCATTTTATCGCTTTGTTGGAAAGGATATGATGGAAGACCTTAAATATCCTTTCAAAGACAACACTGTGCCTACATGGTCTGTGCCT TTGTATGCAGTTTTGTTGCCCATTgccatttttattttcttctacAATAGAAGGAAAGATGTTTATGATCTGCACCAtagcattttag GCCTATTGTTTTCTGTTTTGATTACTGCTGTCATCACGGATGCCATAAAGAATGCAGTTGGTCGGCCCCGGCCTGATTTCTTCTGGCGTTGCTTTCCTGATGGAAAGGAA TTCTATGATCGGTGGGGAGATGTGATATGTCATGGTAAGGATAGTGATATAAAAGAAGGACATAAGAGTTTCCCAAGTGGTCATACTTCAT GGTCATTTGCTGGCTTAGGATTTTTGTCATTGTACTTATCTGGTAAAATCAAAGTATTTGATCGCAGAGGGCATGTGGCAAAATTATGCATCATTTTTTTGCCCCTACTTGCTGCATCTCTCGTTGGCATATCTCGGATCGACGACTACTGGCACCATTGGCAGGATGTGTTTGCTGGAGCTCTAATAG GGCTCGTTGTTTCAGCTTTTTGCTATATGCAGTTTTTCCCAGCCCCATATAGTGAAGAAG GATGGGGACCTTACGCATATTTCCAAGCTTTGGAGGAGTCACGTTCTAATACAAATGGTGGGCAGCCTGCAAATGCACTGAATATGCAGGCCATGGATGTACAAGTGGCGAGCTTAGAACTCCGGCAAATTGGCAATGGATTTAGGTTGTTGGATGAATTGGAATCAGGAAGGAGGTGA
- the LOC110671009 gene encoding lipid phosphate phosphatase 2 isoform X2, with protein MPEIQLGAHTVRSHGVKVARTHMHDWLILLLLAVIDVILNVIEPFHRFVGRDMMIDLSYPLKDNTVPFWAVPVVATLLPFVIIVVYYFIRKDVYDLHHAILGLLFSVLITGVITDAIKDAVGRPRPDFFWRCFPDGKGLFNNVTTNVMCTGVKSVIKEGHKSFPSGHTSWSFAGLGFLSWYLSGKIRAFDRRGHVAKLCIIFLPLLVAALVGISRVDDYWHHWQDVFAGALIGLTVASFCYLQFFPPPYDIDGWGPHAYFQMLAESQNGAQSSNNSNFLNVRESELQSVYIDSQHHSVNSRDRRPILEGTEGERRQ; from the exons ATGCCTGAGATTCAGTTGGGTGCTCACACTGTAAGATCACATGGGGTCAAAGTTGCCAGGACACATATGCATGACTGGTTGATTCTTTTGCTTCTTGCGGTGATAGATGTCATATTGAATGTTATAGAACCATTTCACCGGTTTGTTGGGAGAGATATGATGATAGACCTGTCATACCCACTGAAGGATAATACAGTTCCCTTTTGGGCTGTTCCA GTTGTTGCAACATTGCTGCCTTTTGTCATTATTGTTGTCTATTACTTTATCAGAAAGGATGTCTATGATCTGCACCATGCCATTCTGG GCCTTCTATTTTCAGTGCTTATCACTGGAGTTATAACTGATGCAATTAAAGATGCTGTTGGCCGTCCAAGACCTGATTTCTTTTGGCGTTGTTTCCCAGATGGCAAGGGA TTGTTTAACAATGTCACAACCAATGTTATGTGTACGGGGGTGAAGAGTGTCATCAAGGAAGGGCACAAAAGTTTCCCTAGCGGACACACTTCTT GGTCCTTTGCAGGTCTTGGTTTTCTGTCATGGTACTTATCTGGGAAAATCAGGGCTTTTGATCGTAGGGGCCATGTTGCAAAGCTTTGTATTATTTTCCTACCATTACTTGTTGCAGCCCTTGTAGGAATTTCTCGAGTCGATGACTACTGGCATCACTGGCAGGATGTATTTGCTGGGGCTCTTATAG GGCTGACAGTTGCTTCATTTTGTTACTTGCAGTTCTTCCCACCTCCATATGATATAGATG GCTGGGGACCTCATGCTTACTTTCAGATGTTGGCAGAATCGCAGAATGGTGCTCAGTCTTCTAATAACTCCAATTTTCTTAATGTGCGGGAATCAGAACTTCAGAGTGTATATATCGATTCTCAACATCATAGTGTCAATAGCCGGGACAGAAGGCCCATTCTGGAAGGAACAGAGGGTGAGAGGAGACAGTGA
- the LOC110671009 gene encoding lipid phosphate phosphatase 2 isoform X1 has product MVRLQFCSLLEAVNKLCLPLLFLHFSTYFVYSRENYSCVGRITNKMPEIQLGAHTVRSHGVKVARTHMHDWLILLLLAVIDVILNVIEPFHRFVGRDMMIDLSYPLKDNTVPFWAVPVVATLLPFVIIVVYYFIRKDVYDLHHAILGLLFSVLITGVITDAIKDAVGRPRPDFFWRCFPDGKGLFNNVTTNVMCTGVKSVIKEGHKSFPSGHTSWSFAGLGFLSWYLSGKIRAFDRRGHVAKLCIIFLPLLVAALVGISRVDDYWHHWQDVFAGALIGLTVASFCYLQFFPPPYDIDGWGPHAYFQMLAESQNGAQSSNNSNFLNVRESELQSVYIDSQHHSVNSRDRRPILEGTEGERRQ; this is encoded by the exons ATGGTTAGGCTACAGTTTTGTTCATTACTGGAGGCAGTCAATAAATTGTGTCTTCCATTGCTTTTTCTGCACTTCAGCACTTATTTTGTGTATTCAAGGGAAAATTATTCTTGTGTTGGAAGG ATCACCAACAAAATGCCTGAGATTCAGTTGGGTGCTCACACTGTAAGATCACATGGGGTCAAAGTTGCCAGGACACATATGCATGACTGGTTGATTCTTTTGCTTCTTGCGGTGATAGATGTCATATTGAATGTTATAGAACCATTTCACCGGTTTGTTGGGAGAGATATGATGATAGACCTGTCATACCCACTGAAGGATAATACAGTTCCCTTTTGGGCTGTTCCA GTTGTTGCAACATTGCTGCCTTTTGTCATTATTGTTGTCTATTACTTTATCAGAAAGGATGTCTATGATCTGCACCATGCCATTCTGG GCCTTCTATTTTCAGTGCTTATCACTGGAGTTATAACTGATGCAATTAAAGATGCTGTTGGCCGTCCAAGACCTGATTTCTTTTGGCGTTGTTTCCCAGATGGCAAGGGA TTGTTTAACAATGTCACAACCAATGTTATGTGTACGGGGGTGAAGAGTGTCATCAAGGAAGGGCACAAAAGTTTCCCTAGCGGACACACTTCTT GGTCCTTTGCAGGTCTTGGTTTTCTGTCATGGTACTTATCTGGGAAAATCAGGGCTTTTGATCGTAGGGGCCATGTTGCAAAGCTTTGTATTATTTTCCTACCATTACTTGTTGCAGCCCTTGTAGGAATTTCTCGAGTCGATGACTACTGGCATCACTGGCAGGATGTATTTGCTGGGGCTCTTATAG GGCTGACAGTTGCTTCATTTTGTTACTTGCAGTTCTTCCCACCTCCATATGATATAGATG GCTGGGGACCTCATGCTTACTTTCAGATGTTGGCAGAATCGCAGAATGGTGCTCAGTCTTCTAATAACTCCAATTTTCTTAATGTGCGGGAATCAGAACTTCAGAGTGTATATATCGATTCTCAACATCATAGTGTCAATAGCCGGGACAGAAGGCCCATTCTGGAAGGAACAGAGGGTGAGAGGAGACAGTGA
- the LOC110663098 gene encoding lipid phosphate phosphatase 1 isoform X2: MAWRNLLSWFSLQNFRGLFQQEGRMREVDLGAHTIRSHGAKLARNHMHDWLILLLLVVIEIILYIIHPFYRFVGKDMMEDLKYPFKDNTVPTWSVPLYAVLLPIAIFIFFYNRRKDVYDLHHSILGLLFSVLITAVITDAIKNAVGRPRPDFFWRCFPDGKEFYDRWGDVICHGKDSDIKEGHKSFPSGHTSWSFAGLGFLSLYLSGKIKVFDRRGHVAKLCIIFLPLLAASLVGISRIDDYWHHWQDVFAGALIGLVVSAFCYMQFFPAPYSEEGWGPYAYFQALEESRSNTNGGQPANALNMQAMDVQVASLELRQIGNGFRLLDELESGRR; the protein is encoded by the exons ATGGCGTGGAGGAATTTGTTATCATGGTTTTCTCTTCAGAATTTCAGAGGTTTGTTTCAG CAGGAAGGCAGAATGAGGGAGGTGGATCTCGGAGCACACACCATTAGATCTCATGGAGCCAAACTTGCAAGGAACCACATGCACGACTGGCTTATATTACTCCTCCTTGTAGTGATAGAGATCATTCTGTATATCATCCATCCATTTTATCGCTTTGTTGGAAAGGATATGATGGAAGACCTTAAATATCCTTTCAAAGACAACACTGTGCCTACATGGTCTGTGCCT TTGTATGCAGTTTTGTTGCCCATTgccatttttattttcttctacAATAGAAGGAAAGATGTTTATGATCTGCACCAtagcattttag GCCTATTGTTTTCTGTTTTGATTACTGCTGTCATCACGGATGCCATAAAGAATGCAGTTGGTCGGCCCCGGCCTGATTTCTTCTGGCGTTGCTTTCCTGATGGAAAGGAA TTCTATGATCGGTGGGGAGATGTGATATGTCATGGTAAGGATAGTGATATAAAAGAAGGACATAAGAGTTTCCCAAGTGGTCATACTTCAT GGTCATTTGCTGGCTTAGGATTTTTGTCATTGTACTTATCTGGTAAAATCAAAGTATTTGATCGCAGAGGGCATGTGGCAAAATTATGCATCATTTTTTTGCCCCTACTTGCTGCATCTCTCGTTGGCATATCTCGGATCGACGACTACTGGCACCATTGGCAGGATGTGTTTGCTGGAGCTCTAATAG GGCTCGTTGTTTCAGCTTTTTGCTATATGCAGTTTTTCCCAGCCCCATATAGTGAAGAAG GATGGGGACCTTACGCATATTTCCAAGCTTTGGAGGAGTCACGTTCTAATACAAATGGTGGGCAGCCTGCAAATGCACTGAATATGCAGGCCATGGATGTACAAGTGGCGAGCTTAGAACTCCGGCAAATTGGCAATGGATTTAGGTTGTTGGATGAATTGGAATCAGGAAGGAGGTGA